One Dysosmobacter welbionis DNA segment encodes these proteins:
- a CDS encoding DUF3849 domain-containing protein, translating to MNTNDLNTALYEKMAAEQDKFRDWLKSQPPEEVLNHAYEYTIREDIVMAMEELELTDAQAQALLESPSPLADVYRYFEKLETGYMDVIRDSIENRADDVCRAKEELRTTPVYPHSAAYAREHGELEQYRASNNVNLQCKESIEAAVREHFDGMYLSHDAAKGVIETYGMERVSMVLSNTVQLQDWDGRYSRRNKEWAKTIPNDNPETVRCGYALNSHPAVLDGFIDLVREEQQRSRTQREKLEPSRPSVRDKLKQELPAHKSAAPKKRELER from the coding sequence ATGAATACTAACGATCTGAATACAGCTCTTTATGAAAAGATGGCTGCCGAACAGGACAAGTTCCGGGACTGGCTGAAAAGCCAGCCCCCGGAAGAAGTCTTAAACCATGCCTATGAGTACACCATCCGGGAGGACATCGTGATGGCAATGGAGGAGCTGGAGCTGACCGACGCACAGGCCCAGGCGCTTTTGGAATCTCCCTCGCCGCTGGCGGATGTGTACCGTTATTTTGAAAAGCTGGAGACCGGCTATATGGATGTGATCCGGGACAGCATTGAGAACCGTGCCGACGATGTGTGCAGAGCTAAAGAGGAACTGCGAACAACACCGGTCTATCCGCATTCTGCTGCCTATGCGAGAGAACATGGGGAGCTGGAGCAGTACCGAGCTTCCAACAATGTAAATCTCCAATGCAAGGAGTCCATTGAAGCGGCGGTGCGGGAACACTTCGACGGAATGTATCTCAGCCACGATGCGGCAAAGGGTGTGATCGAGACCTATGGCATGGAGCGTGTATCTATGGTTCTGTCTAACACGGTCCAGCTTCAGGACTGGGATGGGCGCTACTCCCGACGCAACAAAGAATGGGCCAAGACCATTCCTAATGATAATCCCGAAACCGTCCGTTGTGGTTATGCCTTAAACAGCCACCCTGCTGTGCTGGATGGTTTTATTGATCTGGTGCGTGAAGAACAGCAGCGCAGCCGTACCCAGAGAGAAAAACTGGAACCGTCCCGTCCCTCAGTACGGGATAAGCTCAAACAAGAGCTGCCCGCCCATAAGTCTGCCGCCCCGAAAAAACGGGAGCTGGAGCGATAA
- a CDS encoding plasmid mobilization protein, giving the protein MTMAKRKRDVPVLFWVSAEELELIHQKMQQYGTENLSAYLRKMALDGYVVKLDLPELKELVSLMRRSSNNLNQLTRKVHETGRVYDADLEDISQRQEQLWEGVSQILTQLSKLS; this is encoded by the coding sequence ATAACCATGGCAAAGCGCAAGCGGGATGTGCCGGTTTTGTTTTGGGTGTCAGCAGAGGAACTGGAGTTGATCCATCAAAAGATGCAGCAATACGGAACAGAAAATCTGAGTGCCTATCTGCGGAAAATGGCACTGGATGGGTATGTGGTCAAACTGGATCTGCCGGAGCTGAAGGAGTTGGTTTCCCTGATGCGCCGAAGCAGCAACAACTTAAATCAGCTGACCCGCAAAGTGCATGAGACCGGGCGGGTTTATGATGCTGACTTGGAGGATATATCCCAGCGGCAGGAACAGCTATGGGAGGGTGTGAGTCAAATCCTTACTCAGCTTTCTAAACTTTCATAA
- the ltrA gene encoding group II intron reverse transcriptase/maturase, translating to MTKQKKLRHSEYYDLQPVFDRLYAESQQGKIFTKLMDIISSEENIRLAYRNIKRNGGSYTAGTDKQTIRDIEKLPVEQYVRIVQRKLMYYKPKPVKRVEIPKPNGKMRPLGIPTIVGRLVQQCILQVMEPICEAKFYERSNGFRPNRSAENAIAQCYKMINLQKLYFVVDVDIKGFFDNVNHTKLIQQIWHMGIRDKKLLCIIREMLKAPIIMPDGTVEHPVKGTPQGGILSPLLSNIVLNELDWWIASQWENMPTKYEYSCEVRPNGTINKTAIYGAFKNTTKLKEVHIVRYADDFKLFCRKRSDAEKVFIAVKLWLQDRLKLEISEEKSKIVNLKRHYSKFLGFEMKAVKKRKRYVVKSHMTEKAISKETAALIEQVKQIAHVQDRDDEAREITLYNSMVFGIHNYYRYATMIATDCEQIHRAVSTVMKNRLYGRLTKKGQINEVYIRKNYGDSKQIRFISSKTVAPVGYIQTKTPLFKKKKVCKYTPEGRAEIHKNLGINTSIMLALMRIKEPRRSVEYMDNRISLYAAQYGRCAVTGKELWLDEIHCHHKQPLCRGGTDKYMNLVIVHRDIHRLIHATDPNTIVVYLNLFQLDKKALAKLNALRVLTGQPEI from the coding sequence ATGACAAAGCAAAAGAAACTAAGGCACTCAGAATACTACGATTTGCAGCCAGTATTTGACCGACTGTATGCGGAAAGCCAGCAAGGTAAAATCTTTACAAAGCTGATGGACATAATCAGCAGCGAAGAAAATATCCGGCTGGCATACCGAAATATAAAGCGGAATGGTGGCAGCTATACAGCCGGTACAGACAAGCAAACTATCAGGGATATTGAAAAACTTCCTGTAGAGCAGTATGTCCGTATCGTGCAGAGAAAGCTAATGTACTATAAGCCAAAGCCTGTCAAGCGGGTAGAAATCCCAAAGCCCAATGGCAAAATGCGTCCTCTTGGAATCCCGACAATCGTGGGTAGGTTGGTTCAGCAATGTATTTTGCAGGTAATGGAACCAATTTGCGAAGCTAAATTTTATGAGCGGAGCAATGGCTTTCGCCCAAACCGGTCAGCCGAGAATGCGATTGCACAGTGCTACAAGATGATAAATCTGCAAAAGTTATATTTTGTGGTCGATGTAGACATCAAGGGTTTCTTTGATAATGTCAACCACACAAAATTGATACAGCAGATTTGGCATATGGGTATACGGGATAAAAAGCTATTGTGCATCATCCGAGAGATGTTAAAAGCACCGATTATTATGCCAGACGGAACGGTTGAGCATCCAGTAAAAGGAACGCCACAAGGAGGCATTCTCTCACCGCTCCTATCGAATATCGTACTGAATGAACTTGATTGGTGGATTGCCTCCCAATGGGAGAATATGCCCACCAAATATGAGTATAGCTGTGAAGTACGGCCAAATGGCACAATCAATAAAACGGCGATTTATGGTGCTTTCAAAAATACCACTAAACTCAAGGAAGTGCATATTGTCCGCTATGCAGACGATTTCAAGTTATTTTGTCGGAAACGCAGTGATGCAGAAAAAGTATTCATTGCTGTAAAACTGTGGCTGCAAGACCGGCTCAAACTGGAAATCAGTGAAGAAAAGTCGAAAATCGTTAATCTGAAACGGCACTACTCCAAATTTCTTGGATTTGAAATGAAAGCAGTCAAGAAGCGGAAACGGTATGTGGTTAAATCGCATATGACTGAAAAAGCCATTTCAAAAGAAACAGCCGCTCTTATTGAGCAGGTCAAGCAGATTGCCCATGTTCAAGACCGAGATGACGAAGCCAGAGAAATTACTCTGTACAATTCGATGGTATTCGGAATTCACAACTACTACCGCTATGCAACCATGATTGCAACGGATTGTGAACAGATACACCGGGCAGTGTCTACAGTGATGAAGAACAGACTTTATGGCAGGCTTACGAAAAAGGGGCAAATCAATGAGGTCTATATCCGCAAGAATTACGGTGATAGCAAACAAATTCGCTTTATCAGCAGTAAAACCGTAGCACCTGTCGGATATATTCAGACCAAAACCCCATTGTTCAAGAAGAAAAAGGTTTGTAAATACACACCGGAGGGTAGAGCGGAAATTCACAAGAACCTTGGCATCAACACTTCGATTATGCTTGCGCTGATGCGCATAAAAGAGCCACGACGAAGTGTTGAGTACATGGACAACAGGATTTCCCTTTATGCCGCACAATACGGGCGTTGCGCTGTGACTGGAAAAGAGCTTTGGCTTGATGAAATACATTGTCACCACAAACAGCCATTGTGCAGGGGCGGCACAGACAAGTATATGAATCTGGTAATTGTCCACCGGGATATTCACCGACTGATTCATGCTACAGACCCAAATACCATTGTCGTGTACTTGAACCTTTTCCAACTTGATAAAAAGGCATTAGCAAAACTGAACGCCCTGCGAGTTCTGACAGGACAGCCTGAGATTTAA